CTTGTCGGTGTAACAAATTCTAAATGTCATAAATAGGagcaataaataaaattatataatcaattAGATCCCACACAAAATCATCAAACACCTTCTCCTCGACAAATTTAACCCTCCCTTGATTATCATCCCTTTAGATATTCCATTTGTCACAAATAACCATACTTTGAAGATCACTTTTTATTAACTTAAATCTCCTAAGCATCATAATCATCAAAGCAAAACTTGTATCCGTTACGGAAAGCAACTTCAAGTTAACAAACTCATTGTATATTGCTAATCTCATGAATTTATAAAATACTTGTTTGCACTACATCTTTAACAATCTTTGAAATCCAACTGCATTCCTCGCAAATTGCTTGATTGGTCTTCACATTCTTTGCTGCACAAATATTCTTCAAAGCCAGATTAAGGGTGTGTACCACACAAGACTTTTAAACAACGGATGAAAATTCTTACTCAATGAGTTGTCCCACATCATTTTTATGCATTTCGTTTTCAACTTATTGAAAGAAGTAATCAATGAAATTGGGCATGAAAAATGTGCTCCAAGTAAGTGCAGATAATGTTTCAAATTGTAAGGGCGCTGAACTACTCATTAAGTAAGAATGTTTATCCATTGTTTAGAAGCCTTGTGTGGTGCACACACTCAATCTGGTTTTGAAGGACATTTGTACGGCAAAGAATGTGGAAACCAATCAAGTAATTTATGAGGAATGTAATTGGATTTTAAAGATTGTTGGGCATGTCGTGCGAATCAAACATTTCATCATAAACCAATCCATAAGATTAGCAATATACAATGAGTTTGTTAACTTAAAATAGCTTTCTAACGTTTGCTTTGATGATTATGATGCTGAGaaagtttaagaaaataaaaaatggtctTCAAAATATGGTTATTTATAACAAATGTAATATATATCAGGATGATAATCAAGGGAGGGCTAAGTTTGTCGAGGAAAAGATGTCGGATGATTTTTTGTGGGatttaattgattatatatttTCATTCACGGCTCCTCTTTATGATATGCTTAGAATTTGTGACTTCGACAATCCTGGTCTTCTTTTAGTTTATAACTTGTGGGATTCAACAATTGAAAAGGTAAAGAGAGGGCTACATGTGTGCATGAAGTGAAAAGACTAGATAAGGAGTCTACATTTTACAAGATGGTTCACACAATTCTAGTAGATCGTTAAATTAGGAACAACACTCCACTTTATTAATTGACAAATGCCTTCAATTCTAGGTAAGTTCTAAAATTATCTAAATTCTTACTTTATTGGTTACTCTTTATTTAACATGATAATATAATACTCATCTTActtattatgatttttattttattaaataggTACTATGGTGATCAATGAAGATCCTACTCGAGTTTCTCCAAACACTAAAATGCTTTAGGAAATACTTTCCAAACTTGATTAGCACAATAACATGAATTTGGAGTATATAAATTTTGCGTGCATAAATGgagattttaaatttgtttccaTTTAAAATCGGTATTATATAGATCCTAAGGCTTGGTGGGCTAATCATGATGCATATACACCTATGCTTCAAAGTATAACCTTAAAGCTTTTTACACaactttcttcttcattataTGACGAGAGGAATTGGAGTACTTATTCTTTTATGCACTTAGTGAGAGAAAATAAGATGACCCCAAAACATgcaaaaaatttgatttatatTCACAGTAATATTAGTATTATATCAAGAAAAAGCCCACAATATGCAAAAAGAGATACCAAGACATGGGATATTGGCGAAGATGCATTTGACACATGTGAAGAAGTTAGGGTGCTTGAAGTTGCAAGTCTTTTACTTAATGAGCCGGAAATGGAGTCTGTTATTTTTTCAAGAGAATAATGTACATGAAATGACTTCTTGTTATATTTGATGGTGAAATGTggattgttattttttttaacttattgttcaatgttaaatttaatggtggaatgtgaattgcttttttttcccctcctccaagttttatggattattggAATGAAATGTTGTTGAATTTGCCAATTTGAAACAATAAATGATATTAACAAATGATGGATTAATATTTTTAGTGTAAATCCATTCTAGGCTCTCTTtttagtatttatttatttatggattTGAATCAAAACAATTGGATtaaaataatcataataatgataatttatcatgtatatataaaaatagacatttcatatataacgtgtcccaaagtatcgaacttttctttttttgagaaatgacgtgaCGGCGTATCGTATCGCGTTGTGTGTCGGTATCGGTGGTACTTAATATATACCCACATGGTATGCGTCGGCAAAAAATAGTTGCACCAAAGAAAACTAGACCGTGTTCTAAGCGAATATTAGAAGATTGAAAACCTGCCCAAAAATTGATTCCTGCGCTGTGGAATTCCCACACGCTACACAAAGATGATTCTCACATTATCTCTACAGATCAAACTCATGCAAATGTCTTTCCTGAGTCAAGAATGCAAATGCTTGGATGGAGAAGCAAGGTACTGGGGTATGTCTGTGCAGGGAGTGTGTCAAACCCTTCCCGTCATTATATAGATGTACACATTAAAGGACAGTTAAGCACAGACGTACAAATTAAAGGGCAGTTAAGCAGAGGACGGAGGACTAGCTTTCGCGTACGGTGCTTGTTTACTCATAGCAAGAAACGGAAGCTCCGTGAAGGCTTCATGTTCACGCAGAGTACAGCCAGCAGAGCAGAAATGGccatgcacaaattcaagatgATAACATTGCCGGTTCTGGTGATTTGGCTGGTCTGAGCAGCTCGAAATGTCATCTCAGAACATTGTCAACAAGGTATTAAAGACTAGACGACAACATCGGCCAATGCCATTGCGTGCAAAAACTTTTCAGGAGCTTAAAATGCACACAGAGCCAGCCCTCTGTAGTCTAGGCACCATGTTGCAACATCAATGGATCTGTCAGCTAACAAAAGTGAACATACTTGTCCAACAATGCTTCGTTTCACTATATCTCAGACACAAACGTAGCGGCTAATTTTTCTGACTTAACCCCTCAACGTGTAAATGCTAATTTTTCTGACTTCCTCCTTGGTATGGAGTGGATAACCACAAGGCCCCATGAAAAGCAGTCAAACTTTAACAAAAGCATTTGAACATCTACCTCGTCACTCTACCGTGACATGCAATGAAGCAAATTTTCATGTCTCAATCCCAAGCATACAAATTTCACGAAATGATTTCCAGTTCACTAAATTCATATTTCTCCAAGGTTTCACTGCGGGCTCTGGGgtgccattttttttgtgtCCCATTAGATTGTTCATGAGTTCTTTTCATCACGAAGACGACTAAGTTAGGCTTGTTAATCGCAACGACAAGTAAGTTACTCCAGCTGGCTACAGAGGAGGCTTAAAAGAATTGACTCCAGTTGGTTACAATATCATGTAATATGTGTTACCATTTGACACCATAAAGACTAGTTAGAATGCCAATGCTTTGACGGCTACAATCCCGCACCTTCAGGTAAAGTTCAATCGTCAACCACGAAACATCGTGGCCAAACAGCAAACTCTGCCGAAAAAAAATAAGTACTCCATCCAGAATTTGGCTCCAATATCAAAGGGTTGTATGCTGCTAATGATGTGAAGGCTACAATTCCACACCTTTAAGTGAAAGTTCAATCACAAAACCACGAAACGTCGTGACCAAACGAAAAACTCAGCCGAAACATAAGTACTCCATCCAGAATTTTGCGATAACAACATATCTTGCTACATACATAGATGTTGGGACAATCATGGAGGACTTCAAAAGCCAGCTTGGAGCTAGCTGGGCCTGACCGACATATGACTCTGGGGCAAAATACAGATACGATCCCAAACCACTGGAATCGTACAATATGATGGAAAGGTCGACCATGCCCTTTCTCCCTCCCCCACAACCAAACCCAGCAAGAAACCAACCCACAGATATGTGCAAGTGCCACTCAAATATGTAAAAGACAGTGTAACAGTACTTGCACACAGTAACCAAAATTCTGCACAAACGCGCAAGAGGGAGAGAACCCTAACCTCTCCGCGCTCGAGTCTGTAAAAGAGCGAGCCGGAGAATCCTGCGAATCTGAGCTCGTCAGACGCAGACGGCGAATCGGAGCCGCCGGAGGGGCTCCTGGAGGCGACGGGGGAGTCGGAGGCAGAGACTGAGAgcaaagagggggagagagtGTGTTTCGGTGAAGTCGACGGTAacgaggggggagagagagggagagggagggagagagcggAGGGGGTCTTGAAATCTCTTACAAGTGGGACCATCTGGACACGTGGCAAGCCTTGAGTGGGGTGGTTCACAGCCGACGTGGCGAACCAGGTCTTACCCAATATTTTCCTCAGAAAATCCAGCCTCCCCGTCCGAACCTAAATCTTCGGACCGTTGCGCCGAACCACCATTTCGAAATGAAATCAAAATGGCCCCCCAAAAAGCCAAACCAACGCCTCTCATTTTCCTCACCGTCTCCAATTCCCAACCACCCCccaaccccccctctctctctctcgtgtcaaGAACCAGAGATGGTGTCAAGAATCATCAGAAGAACACCGACCAAGTCCTTGAAGGACTGCCGCAGCCGCCGCGGCTGCCGCCACCGCAAGAAGTCCCCCGTCAAGAAGGCGGCCGCTGCTGGCTCCTTCATTGCGACTATCAACAAGTCCCTCCACTCGTGTCAGCGCCGCCTCGTCAAGATCTTCTCCAAGTTGGCCCACATCGGCACTCCGAGCCGCCACAAGGGCTTCAAGGTCCTCAAAAAGGTTGCCGACGAGTCGCCGTCCCTTGCCGGGGCCAGCTTATGCAGATCCCTCTCCTTCAATGTTGAGAATTACCGGCTCCCACCGCTGGTGTCACCAGCCAAGACGACCGTCTTTCTCGACCTCGATGAGACGCTGGTCCACTCGCAGACCGACCCACCTCCCGAGAAGGTCGATTTCGTTGTCCAGCCATCGATAAACGGTGAAAGGTTGAATTTTTACGTGCTTAAGCGCCCCGGGGTGGATGAATTCCTGCGCGTGATGAGCGCAAAGTTCGAACTGGTGATCTTCACGGCCGGCCTTAAAGAGTACGCCTCACTGGTGCTTGACCGCCTCGACCAGAAAAGGTCGCTGATATCACACCGGCTGTACCGGGATTCGTGCGAGGAAGTGGATGGGAAGTTCGTGAAGGACTTGTCCAGGATGGGGAGGGACATGAAGAGGGTGGTGATCGTCGACGATAACCCGAATGCTTACTTGTTTCAGCCGGAGAACGCAATCGCTGTCAGCCCGTTTGTCAATGATCTCAGCGATGTGGAGCTCGGGAAGTTGGTTAAGTTCTTTGAAGGCACTGATGGGTTTGATGACATGAGGGAGGCTGTGAAGCAGTACCGAGCTGGAGAAGATGCGAAGCTGGAAGTGTGATTCATTGTGACTACTTCTCTTTTGTTTGTGCAACTGCTGGTAAATTGGACAGACAGAGGATTGTTCAACTCCACTCAGAATCAGAAACAAAGCTTGCAAAAattacttgaattttttttgctgTTTATTCACTTCGCGCCACAGCGGTTTCTTCTCTATCCCTGTTCTATAAATTACTATTCTGCAAAGCAATACAGATCATGCGAGGTTCAATTGTTTTACCGAGcaatccttttccttttcatggtaATGAAAAGCTCATACTACGGAGTTTACCACGTCGCTCTTTATCGCCGATCTACATCCACACAGAATGCGTCGtaaaaaaatagctgcaccagTGAAAACTAGACTGCCTATGCTAAGCAAATATTAGAAGATTGCCTACGCTAAGCAAATATTAGAAGATTGAAAACCTCCTCCAAATCAAACTCGtgcaaatttattttctcaatCAAAAATGCACATGCTTGGATGAAGATGCAAGGAACTGGAGTTTATGTCTGAGCGAGATTTGTGCACGCAGAGTACAGTACAGCCAGCAGAGTAGATTTGGTCATGCACAAATTCAAGGTGACACCATACCAGCTCTGGTGATTTGGTTCATCTGAGCAGCACAAAATGTCATCTCAGGACATTGTCAAGAGGATATGAAGACTAGATGACAACATCGGCAAATGCCATTTCAAGCAAGAAATTTTCACGAGCTTAAAATGCACACTAACCCCTCAAATACCTAGGCATCATGCGGCGGCGCTTCCCCTCAACGGGTAAATGCTGATTTTTCTGACTTCCCTCCTCCCTGGCAGGAGTGGAGAACCACAAGGCAGCATGAAAAGCAGTCAACTTTAACAAAAGCTTATGAACATCTACCTCATCAACTCTACTGAGACATACAATGGAGCAAATTTTTGTATCTCGATCTCAAGCATACAAATTTCATGCACCGTTTCCAGTTCATCAAGTTCATATTTCTCctgtataaaaataaaaaataaaacggTTCATATTTCTCCAAGGTTCCAAACGACCGTTATAAATTTGGTCACCTCATAACACCAAGTTGTCATTAACAAGtgtaacttacttgtcttcgcAATGAAAAGAACTCATAAGCAATCTAATGGGAATACATTGGGAAAACCAGAGCCAACAGTGAACTCCAACTGGCTACAGGCTTAAAAGAACTGACTCTAGTTGGTTCCAATGTCATAGAGTAATATGTGTTACCATTGACACCATAAAAACAAATTAGTATGCTAATGCTTTGAACGCTACAATTCCACACCTTTAAGTGAAAGTTCAATCACAAAGCACAAAATATCGTGGCCAAACTACAAACTCCATCCAGAATTTTGCAATAACAACATATCTTGCTACGGTCATGAGAATTTGGACAATCTTGAAGGACTTCAAACAACAGCTTGGAGTCAGCTGGTCCTGATCTGTACATGACTCTGGTGCAGAAACAGATACAATCACAAACCACTAGAATCCTGCAATCTTGTACAGCTTATGAATGATAGAAAGGTCAATCTTCCGCCCCCTCCCTTCCCCCGTGCCCACGCCCACCAAACCCAACAAAAACCAGCAACACACAGATATCTGCAAGAGCCACTCAGGCATATACAAGACAGTATAACAACAATTGCACATGGTAACCAAAATAAATCAACGACCAATGACgaaagaaataacaaaatcatGTCCATTGCAGCTCGTGTTTTTTCCCCTCCGCATCTGAAACTTCCTCACTTCAGAAAGCTAAATGGTTGAATGACAAAATGCACGGACTGTACTGGCGTGGTAGTGCAACATGCTCATCCTCTCCCTTGTTTCTAAGTATCTCAGAAGCATAAAATCCTAATATCTACTCAATGGCCTTTGAGCACTTAGTATGCATTTCCACGTAAAGATCTCACCAGAGAGACTGAGATGAAGCTTGCAAATACGTCAGAATTCTACTGGTTACTCATAGTTGGATTTCACACATTGGTTTGTCGCGCTCATTGGTGTCATCCCTAAAACATAGAATGATAACCATCTCATAGAAGAAACAAAGGCCTAGGCAAAATCAAATCATCAGCCTGCATGATGGATACTTCTCCAACTCACACACCACGTAGCAATTTTTACCACAGTTGAAACTGGAAGTGATTCCAATAATTACAATTTAAGGTTCATACAATTCCATAGCATTACTTTGGACTTGAAATTCCGCCTATAATGTGATGAACTCAGTGGTTCGGATACAGGCAGTGAAATGTTTCGCTTTCACAAGAAAATGTTGCGCCACGACAGCTCAAGCTGGATGGAGCTAACCCTCTTACATCCTACGCCAGATTATGTAGATTTCTTCATTGgaagaaacaagaacaaaacaaaTTCACAAAGCAAAGAAGAGATGCATCCGATTCATCAGCTCATGAACAGAAAGCACAGTACATCCTGACAGTCCTTCGAATCTCTCCAAAACTCTTATAACAAACAAAGATAAACAAAGAAAtggaaccccaaaaaaaaaaattgggcatgacacaaaaccaacaaaaaaagaaaccaacacCCTAATCTCCTCTCGAGGATCACGAGCATCATTCAATCAGACAAATTTACTGATCCTCCTCAGCAATCTTTGTCGACCCAGAAGACAAGACATCGTAGAGACCACGGATCAAGAACCATCAATCGCAAAGAAAGACCTGAGAAGGCAAGCGCCGAGCCTCGGCCTTGGTGAAGCACATGTCGTCGAGGGCTTCGCTGCGGCACCACCGGCACTGCAAGTTCCGGACGCAATCGGGTCTCGACCCGAGATTGGTGCACTCGGGCACTTGGCTGTTCTTCCGCCGAACCGACAAAAGATCGCGGCTTGACGAGGCCTTGCCAGGGACCGAAGGACCGGGGACCTGGGAAGATGAGAACTGGCAGAGACCGACAAGGATCAAGAAGAGGAGGACCAGGATTGGGATCTTGTTGGGAGTTGTCCTGGTCCCTCTTGCCATCGATGGATCGTGTATGTATCGCAGAACTAGAGATGATCTTTGCCTTTTTCCAACTCTGTCGTGCTCCTGAAGAAGAGGAGAGTCTTGGTTTGTGGGCCGAAAGAAAGCAGAGTCATTGTCGGACAAAAGACTCAAAACTCCAGTCTTTGCTTGCATTGCAGCTTCAGGTAATTTTCCACTAAGACTTTCATCACTCTCCATTTAATTTGAGTtgcttaattaatctaataatagATATTTAGAAACTTTAAGAGAAGTATGTAGCCGACTACCGCTAATTAGTATCAGCTCGTTCGTTATTTGTCAATGACAAAACTAGTAGTAACACTTAAAATTTCTAcctaggtaaaaaaaaattacgaaatttTCGGACCCAGTTGAACTAAGATATAAACTTAAGGTTTTGAATCATTTCCTTTTGGCTTGAAATGTGAAAAACTAATTGTCATATAGAAACTTGGTGTCAGCAACCTGTGACTACTTTTTAGCTACCATTGTCGATTGCTGGCCCATTGTACTAATAGCTATAGGCCGCCACCATCAACTGACCTCAATTGATTATGTCTTGCCGTAGTTGTTAATGCTCGGACCTTAGACCATATCTcttttgactctctctctctctcctcctatGGAGATCATAGCCGTGATTGAGGTGGCGTGACCTCAAATTGAGGACTCGGAACtgcaaattcgatttttttgttgctcataCATGAGAGCCCAACCTCAAATGCAAAGCTTATTTGCGCTTGACAATACGTTAGATGAGTTTAGCGACAAACAAGTATAGTTGCGATGTGGGGGTTAGGCATATCGAAGCTAGCAGTGATGATGGAAAAGTTTGGTGGTGGGAGCGACATGTATGATGGTGCTTATGGCAGAGGGGACCTAAGTTCATGGTGATCGCCAAGTCTAATCATGGCGATGGAGGTCTAGTTTGGTGTCGGTGGCCGTGTGGTGTGTCCTTGAGTCGATGTAGGTGTGGCAACAACTGTCGATGGCAGTAAATGGTGATAACATATTCTAGCCTAGCGATAAGTGTTAAAAGGCAGGGAGCGAACAAGTGGCGGTCAATCGATAATTCATCTAgctagaaagaaagagacataATGAGAATATCATGCGAACTCTGATTATATAAATTAATGACAAGTTAATAGAATCAATGTGATTGGTTTATCGAAAAGAAAGAATGTCCGATTCAACAATtaagttgggaaaaaaaatcaagaatggcATTGtacaaataggaaaaaaaaagcaggagATAGCTAATGTCATTTCCTCGACGGCAAGTGATGTTCGGGCATCCGGAATTTTATAACTGAAGATCGAGGAGTGCTACAAAGCTAATTATtagaaagaaaggggaaaatcTTACAATATCCAAAACTTGGGGGGAGGAAGTCATAATTTCGTTGAAATATGGGGGCCCCACCCCTTCCGCTGGTCGAAAATCACAAACTCCACGCAAAGAAAACATAATGACTCCATgacatctcctctctctctctctctctctctcttctctccaaTTCAAAAGTTATCGTCTTTGTTGCTGGATCATCGTTCAACCGGTTGCTTTCAGCGAACCCACGAATTAGCCAGCTTCATTCAATCGAATCGCTGAATAAAGGGGGTCTCCTTAATCTGTTTATCCTCATCGCTATCGAATTGATCGTTCCGTTTCCCGATTTGGCAGTCCCCTTTGAATCGTAGCCGGCGTGTATGCCGACCGTGTCGGTGTTCGTCGAAGGAAGCTCTTGATTCGCGTGTTCATGGAGGGAATCGGCTCGGGTCCCGGCAATCGAGCTCCAAAGGTCAATACTTTGGGCTCCGGGGTTTTCAGCTCTGTCGTCCCCGATACGGATGACCAGATTTCCGATACGTTGCCTGTAAGTGGGCCTGTGTTTTTTCCATCTCCTGTATTCGCTTTTGCGTGGTGAATTGGTAATCCTCGGGGTTTCTGGTTGTTGTGCAAGTGGTTTAGCAATTTCAGTGTGTTTTGGGAATATCTGTGGTATTTGGAATTCTGTCTTATGGGCAGAGAGAATCTGTCTGTGcttctttctgaattctgaTTGTTTTTCTGTGTTGGTAGGACGGAAAGTTGCTGTGTGACACTGATAGTACCACCTCGATAGCTAAGGTTTTTCATGTGGGCAAGACCTTCTCTAATGCATTTCAGGCATGAGCCAATAAGGGGCAAGATGAAAAGAGTGCGTGATTTGGTATATAATGCTGGAGCTAGCTAAGCGATTGTGAATGATAGTTCACATGTGCTAGTGGAAAAAGTTTGGTGCTGATTAGTTTCGTACAGCTTTGAACTTGCTCGTATCACAAGGATCAGGACAAGGCATTCTAGTTTCAAGTCTAAGAATTGTTCATAAGCTTAGGTCGCATTTAATGGTTGATGCTTCCCCTTTGCCTTGAAAATTTTCCAGAGTTGGTTATCTCTGCACTTTGTTTTATAGCCTTGACAATAACACATGAGACACATGAGCAGAACATGAAATAGCAATTGGCGTTGcgttgctttttttcttttgatgtaGTCTTTTTAGTTGTTGGGAGAGAAAGCAGCTCTGTCAGAATGTGGTGGATGTTGGTATATTCCGATGCTGACTAAAATTGTTGGTCACTCACTCGCGGGATGCAAATCTTGAGCTTGAGAGGCTAATATGACCTATTtgacagtttttttttccaCTGTCTTTAGCAGCCAAACTTCTGGAGCGCTCTACTTTTTTGTGTGTAAAGAGTTAGCTTTTAGTTTTTGATGTAAATTGTGTATGTTTCGCGCAAGCTTTGTACTGAAGATTATTACTTGTGGATACTGACGAAAATAAGTTGAAACTAGGAAAACTTACTGTTTGTTATTTCCCCTTACTGCTGATGGCAGGATGGAGGTGCTGTTAGGAATCTATGGGTTCATGATGCTCCAATATCCGCTATTGATTCTTCGAGCGACAGGACTTCGGCTGCAAAATGTGAGGCTGAACCATGCCAGAGCAGTAACAAGGAGAGCAGTGGGAAAGGAGGATCAAAGAGTAATGATCAGAAGCCTGGAAAGTACTTCTATTATGATTCACCACTTCAGGAAGATACAGGCATGTGGATACCTGTTTCCTGTCCACCTATGTTGGAAAATCATCAAGAAGATTGGACTAGAAGTTTTTACTCAAATGGGGGTTATTTTCCAGAAGGGGACTTGGGGTGGAACCAGTACGTCATGGAAGAAAAGGAGCTTACTATGTGGGATGTATTAGTTGAAATGTTACTCGCAGCCCGAGGCAAAGTAAGTGCTCTTACTTCAGGTGATATTAGTAGTAAGTTCTCGTGGATGTCTACTCATCTGCTTGAGCAAGCTTGGCAAGAAATGGCTCAAACTCTCACTGAGGCCAGTTTTGGAAATGTGAGGGAAATTCTTGAAGCAGAGCCACCAAGATGGATGGCAGACAGCAGTGCTTCAGCATGTATGCTGTGTAGTGTGCGCTTTCATCCAATCATGCGTTCTAGGCATCATTGCCGATTCTGTGGAGGAGTGTTTTGTGGCGAGTGCTCTAGAGGAAGGAGCTTGTTGCCTGTAAAATTCCGGATTAGCGATCCCCAGAGAGTGTGTGACGTCTGCTGCGTGCGGCTTGAGTCTGTCCAGCCTTACCTAATGGATCAAGTAAGCCACGCTTCTCAGTTTCCGACCCAAGACCTGACCGACCTTAGTACGTTGAGATCCTGGATCAATTTTCCATGGGGACAATCAATGGAACATGAGATTTACAAGGCAACAAACGCAATCCGAGGTTATAGTAAGGTAGGGGCAAAGTTCAGATGATATTGTCTACCTCTTGATTCCATCTGTGTATGTCTTGGAACAGTTGGCTAGTATTGCCGTTGTTACTTGAAAAATAAACACTCTATGGTGGACGTAACCTTTGACGAGGGGAGCCATTTTCTCGTTATTGTTGGTGATGTAGTGATTTTATTTTAGGGATGTTTAAGTTCTTATTCAAATTATTCCATTAACTATTGATGCAAGATAAAGTAATTAAGAACTCTCTCTCTGTGGGAAATAAGGTTCTCTAAAATCAGTTGAGGAttctcttgcctttttttttatatttttttttatatactttgGCATTAAAATTAGGTTGTCTTGCACTTTTCATGTGGTCATTGAGCTTATAACATGATGCATTCTGAATGCTCAGGTGGGTTCACTAAAACCTGAGAAGGCAATTCCTGATGCCATTTTACGACAAGCGAAAGGCCTTGCAATAATTAGTGTTGCAAAAGTTGGTATGATGGTAACTTACAATATTGGAACCGGCCTTGTGGTTGCTCGTAGGCAAGATGGCTCATGGTCTCCACCTTCTGCAATTTCTGCATTTGGAATAGGGTGGGGAGCACAGGTAGACTTCTTTTATGGTATgccttgatttcaatttcatcaatCTTAAGGGCCAAGCATCAAAACCAAGAATCGTTTTTGCTTTCATACGGTCTGCAGATTAACCATGTGAATCAACGTGCTCAAGTTGATTGCTTTAGTTAACAAACACCAGTTTAAATTTCACTCCATCTTTGACTGCTTGAATTATTGTTTGCTTCATTGCCGTGGTCTCTGTGAGGGTTTTCCTTTGTAAATGTCTGGTCTGTCATCCTTCTATTTCGTGGAATGTGCCATttgtttctccctttttggAACTCTATCGAAGAACAGTATTTCTCAGGGCAAGAgatgtttgaactttttgtcTGATTAATGTGGCTTCATTCAATTCTCAAGTTCTATTCTGCATCTTTGTTCCCTTTCTCtgaatttgtcttttttgttttttgtggaAGTGGGAGAAGTCCCTGAGCCAGAGATTGCCCTCTTCTTCCTGATAATCATTCCATCTCTGTTAGCATCTCTTTGGCATTAACAGCTTCTGCTGGTGTGGCTTGAGCTCAAGCAAAGAAGTCCTGgataaaacataaaaatcaaCTAAAGAATTCTTTTGTCGGTTCCCCGATAACATACAAGAATAATAGTAAAAATCAGATACACAAATGAAAAGATTGTCCCCCCTAGAAATGTTTGTTTTTGTGTTATATTTTCATGTAGAGATATCCTTATTCCAGTCAATACTAACCAGTCAAGGGTGATTGCAGGCTGGAGGAGAAGTGACAGACTTCATAATAGTGTTGAGAACAACCGAGGCTGTGAAGACATTTAGTGGTACTGCTCATATTTCACTTGGGGCTGGTTTGAGTGCGGCAGTCGGTACCATTGGAAGGACTGCTGAAGCTGATGTACGAGCAGGGGATGGTGGCTACGCTGCCTGTTATACGTACAGCTGCAGTAAAGGTACTCACCTATTT
The sequence above is drawn from the Rhodamnia argentea isolate NSW1041297 chromosome 9, ASM2092103v1, whole genome shotgun sequence genome and encodes:
- the LOC115752988 gene encoding carboxy-terminal domain RNA polymerase II polypeptide A small phosphatase 1-like, producing the protein MKSKWPPKKPNQRLSFSSPSPIPNHPPTPPLSLSCQEPEMVSRIIRRTPTKSLKDCRSRRGCRHRKKSPVKKAAAAGSFIATINKSLHSCQRRLVKIFSKLAHIGTPSRHKGFKVLKKVADESPSLAGASLCRSLSFNVENYRLPPLVSPAKTTVFLDLDETLVHSQTDPPPEKVDFVVQPSINGERLNFYVLKRPGVDEFLRVMSAKFELVIFTAGLKEYASLVLDRLDQKRSLISHRLYRDSCEEVDGKFVKDLSRMGRDMKRVVIVDDNPNAYLFQPENAIAVSPFVNDLSDVELGKLVKFFEGTDGFDDMREAVKQYRAGEDAKLEV
- the LOC115752986 gene encoding uncharacterized protein LOC115752986, with protein sequence MEGIGSGPGNRAPKVNTLGSGVFSSVVPDTDDQISDTLPDGGAVRNLWVHDAPISAIDSSSDRTSAAKCEAEPCQSSNKESSGKGGSKSNDQKPGKYFYYDSPLQEDTGMWIPVSCPPMLENHQEDWTRSFYSNGGYFPEGDLGWNQYVMEEKELTMWDVLVEMLLAARGKVSALTSGDISSKFSWMSTHLLEQAWQEMAQTLTEASFGNVREILEAEPPRWMADSSASACMLCSVRFHPIMRSRHHCRFCGGVFCGECSRGRSLLPVKFRISDPQRVCDVCCVRLESVQPYLMDQVSHASQFPTQDLTDLSTLRSWINFPWGQSMEHEIYKATNAIRGYSKVGSLKPEKAIPDAILRQAKGLAIISVAKVGMMVTYNIGTGLVVARRQDGSWSPPSAISAFGIGWGAQAGGEVTDFIIVLRTTEAVKTFSGTAHISLGAGLSAAVGTIGRTAEADVRAGDGGYAACYTYSCSKGAFVGCSLEGSVVTTRTRENCRFYGSQSINALDILLGSLPRPPAAAILYNALADMYQRLEWSLPN